CCGGACAGAACCGAACTGAAATaattcggtccggttttggaccgaacggaccgattttttttcaaaaataaaattttattaaaattttaaaccaaattattataaaatctaAAAGATATTTAAAATAAGGTGATATATAGAGTGCTAAGAGTTTATAAATtcaattacaaattaaaaattatgattataatttttaatatatatgtaaaatgtatataatataaaataacaGTATTTATAATTTGGTCGATTCGGTCTATTCGCtccggaccgaaatattttttaaaagaaccggaccgaaccgaaccaaATTTTATTTCGATCTATTCGGTacggaccgaatagaccgaatttcgTAAAAATCAGAACCGAACCGTaccgaattagcacggttcggttcgATTTTGCTGAGCTCGGATCTAATATTTTGTATGGCTTTACTTAGGATATATGACACAACAAGAAAATATATGACATTTCTTGAACTTAAGTCTTAATAATTTAGTTGCTAATATAATGTTGAGAAAGATTTATTGTGTTGTTTGTTTAAATGTGAAATATATATGTTAAATAATTTACTTGTAGAAATGGAAAATTAAATTATTGttaaataatagaaaataagTGGAATATTAAATTAGAAttataaaaagaaagaagaaaattaAATTAAGAATATGAAAATGATGAAAAGACCAAAACCAAAACGGGGTCCATAATGAGCTAGTCTTACTTTATACTGGGCCAAATGCAAATGTGGCCTTAAAAGTATATGGCCTCATTTGGTCTATAAAACAAATGGGCTAAAGAATTTCATGGGTTTACTTGAAAAATAAAAAGTACTTATTATATCCTTCTATATAAGCCTAATATGAAAATTATCCAGAATTTTGATTGTAGCCATATATTTGTATGCCTGCAGTgttacagatttcggaaatcggaactattcggaaatcggaactattcggttgaggtaccgatttatgatttatcggacgatttttaaaaaatcggatgattaatcggcgatttatcggaaatcggtcaaatcaaacaaatatttttgaccgatttttgagcgatttatcggcgatttttgaaaaTTCGGCCGATTTCTATAACAGAGTATGCTTGTCGAAGAAAACCATATATTTGTATGTCAAAATGATAAGAATCGTTAAATAAATATATTTCGGTCCTAAAGAATCGTTAAAACTGTAGTCAACGGTCACGACATGTCCTCTATGTGATCCTAATTTTTCTGCGATAATGTACCGAGCTAAATGTCTTATTCGAGAAGCCTATCTAAAGAGGGAACTCGGCCTTTTTCATGTCTCCTGACTGGTCCTAGTAATCTGGACCATTAACGATGTAGATATAGATACCACCCTTTTACTATATTTTTGTGTCTGCGCAATGTAGCATAATCATAAAATCAAGAGAAATTACCCAAAATACtaatttttctaaattttttaacgattttattatcttttgaattattttataaaagtacGGAATTAAGCACAATAAATGAGATATGAAACTAGTTGAATCGAGTTTTTTTTTGTTCCATTTAAGGTTGTATGAGGTTGCATGTTCAGAAACTCGTCGAAAATTGCACTGCAGTTGATTCCAGTTGCAAAAAATCGTATTTTTGCAAATGAAAAAAGTATTTTTACAATTTATTCTAAAAAacagtatttttacaaaaatatttttaggcgtggtatttttcaaaaaaaccCCAAAATCAATTATCTATCTAAATTTATATGTTTAACATGTTAAGATAATGCATGTAATACAATTAGTCTCTTCTCCTAACATCTCGAGTTCTAGGCTGAATCTCAAAAAAATGATCACTCCGCCAAATGAAATTCAAACATAAATAGCAAAAAACGACACTTAAAATGAAACAGATTGAATATTATTGTGATAGAGGACGATAGATGATGCACAAGCACGTGTGTGGGATTAATTAAAAGTAGACGCAAATCATACGACATACATGTGATGGACCGATAGAGAAATGCTGAAAATGCATATGTGATAGAGGTGAGTTGAGGGCTTTACAAGTGATCAAGATAAGGAGACAGTTGAGGGTCATGAACCAAACAACTTGTCTTGCCACTAGTACTAAGCATCACAGTATTGGCCAACTTTTGCCCTAATCCACACCCTCCGTCACAAAAAAGTTACAAAATGCCAAGTGTCAAATTTTTATTGGCTAAATAAAAATGGGCCCCCTTACATTTACATCAAAAGCACCAATTAAATCATTTTAAACTATCAAATCAACCATGACACATCATTTTGTAACAATTTTTTGTGCATTTAGCACTGCTCTTACATACCCAAAACATCCGTATACACAAAGGAGGATCTAGTAAGGAACATAGTGGGGCACGTGTCCTtgctaaaataaaattttatattttttgtcatttttttacaaaaatatatgaaagtgccccaaaaattgaaaaatataaaaatgtaTTCATAAAATATAATCAGTGTCCCACAGAATTTAAATCATGGATACGCCCTGCATATACACACAATGCATGGTTGATGATATGAATAGAACTCATAAAAGCAATAACAAATGCAGTAGGGCTGATCAACTGTCACCATTAATGAACAGTCAACATTACACCAACATTTGCCTTTTTACATATTGTTTAGTTTGTTTTCCAAACTATATGAAACGTACAGAACATGAAACTTGGGGCAACATATATGACATACTGGACTCACTAATATCAACATTTGTGGCTGCGAAGTGTTTACTTCAAATCGCGTTGTGCATAGTACCAGACAGCATCGATGTGATCCATGCTGCTAGTGACCACCCTCCCTCAAAGAATTAGCCTTTTTACTGTACTTGATAGTTTCTGGAGGAACTAGGAACGAACTTTCGCAGGAAGGGGCGGCCCTCGAGTTCATGGGCACTTAGGTAAAATCAGTTTTCGGGATCCTATATTTTACGGTTTTCGgaataataaaaattcgaaaatttTAGAATATTTCGTTATTGATGCCCTTATACTCGGTTTTTGCTGCCTATAATCCTATAGCTGAAATCTTTAACTATATAAGACTCAGTTTTTGCCCGCCTATAATTCTACAGCTGAAATACTTTACTAATGCTTCGTTTGGGAGTGCTGTTGAAAACTGCTGTGCTGTGAGAAAAAAGTGCTGTTAGGAAAATTAGATGATGGTTTggtaaatttttttaatttattcatattttgagatataatatatataaataatgtTTTTGAAAAAGTCTGATGATGAAACTGATAACTACTTCTTGCAAAAGCTATAAACAGCTTTTTCCAAAAGCATGGGGACATGTTTTTGCTAACAGTAGCTTTTGGATCAAAAACACTTTTCAGGACAGTAGCTTTTAGaatttatcaaacacctttctgACAGGTTTTCAGCAAAAAACTATTGTAGCTGTCTGCAACAACAAAGTTAACATTGAATGGGACAGCTTTGTATGAATCATGCATGATTATGTAGAATAATTAACGAACGATTATCTAAAGTAGTCCAAAAAAGAGAAGTCATTATCAGAAGAATGACCCATTGTAACAATGATAATAATGATGCACGAGACGAGATTTGCATGTTGTGAGGTTGAGATACACATAAGTATATTGTTTTAGTGACTGTATCGGCTGGCCAAGTGTCGACACAAGTTGAAAGCTAAACTAATTATTCTCCACTATGAGAATAAAGTGAGATAGTAAAAAGAATCCAAAGTCACTCCATAAACATCTGCAGTTTTATCACATAATTCCCCAACGTCGATAACTCGATATTTGATTATTGAATAATTTCATCGACCAGCTCGAACTGAACTCGATGTAATTAAACTTTCAAAAAATCTCGTCCGAGAACTTGTATAGAGAAGTATTAACGGTTCGTGATAATCATAATATATCTTTGATCTCAATAAATAATTATGATCTCTTATTCTAAAATATTCATTGGTCGAGATTTGGAAATATTTAGTAAGAAAAGGGAGtacttttttataaataaaagtctTACTATTTTAGCAAAAAAAATGATATCTATATATTATGATCATTGATGAAATTATTCACTAATCGAGTATAGATAAATGGATACTATTTTTCGTATTCTAAAAATATTCATTTATCGGGTTTTGATGGTATATAGTATGGAAATAGACTGCTTTTATTTCTATTTTTGCAAAAAGAAATTAAATTGATATATTTAAACTCGTTGAACATGATCTATACTAAACTATAATAACCGAACAGGGGTATAATTTATAGTTTGGTTAACCCTATTTTTGTTATCCCTTTCGATCACGACCGTCAGATTTCTTAACCAAATGATCATAACCGTTAACCGTTAGATCCGAATACTAAAAAAAATACACCAACCAAGAttacaggttcgaatcccgtcaacaacaaatatttatattattatttataaaattacaaataaatttaTAGGTTCGAATCCTGCCAATAACAAacattaatattaatatttataaaaaaaatacactAACCAAGTTCACAGGTTCGAACCCCGCCAACATCaaacatttaattattatttataaataaggtTAATGGTTCAAATCTCATCAACCATATACTATTTTATACTGTACTATTTGATTTAACTTAAAATTATACACaatcaaattataattatattgttattaatttacgtatttaattatttttgttagaatttcaataaaatcatataaaataaaaataaaaaaatttaaatattaacggaacccgtgcatcgcacgggttttaagctagtaCTTTATTAACGAACAAAAAAGTACTCTGCTGGGTGAAAACGAAAGAGTACAAGTAAAACTTAAGTAAATCTGCCCCCACTAATTGATGAATCTAGCTACTCATCATGCTTCACATGAGTAATCTGAAGGAACAGTGAATAGCAAACCTACTTTCACCTTTGTGGTTGAGAAACATTTGTAGCCTAATTAAGCCTTTGAAACAGACGTCTAAGCAAAAGCCTGCCCTCTCGAGTTATGGTTAATCAAATGTACCTTAATTACACTTACCTCAGTAACAGTGACACAACCTAACATATGTAATCAAATCATTAATCTCAACAAACATGAAGAGAGGAGATGCTGATGGGATTAGGGCCCCTTGTTCCTGTTAGATTAAGCTATAATCAAGATACTCTTGTTATTTACAGCCCAAATAATTTCTGTAACACGGCATGCAAACAGAATAATAGGGTGGTAATCACTACTAGAAATCTGTTAATAGACATCGTCAGTTAGACATCGGTTGCTTGTGCGACCAGGGGCGGATCTAGTAAGCGGTACCGGGGACACGTGTCTTCCCTAAAATTAAAATTTAGGTTTTTTCACAAttaaattttatgaaaatatATAAAAGTACCCCCATGAAATTCAAAATCATAATACCGTTTTTTCAAAATTTGCTTGATGTACCCCTAAAAATATATTCCTGGATCCGGCCATGTATATGACTAATGGGACTCATTTTTTAATATCGAAAAGCTAAGTTTACTCGTGCTGCCGAATAATATCGAAATAGAATAATACCACGATAGGGTATGTAATAACATACGTCTGTTGTATACCAGGCCTCAATTTTATTTTACGCGTCGTACATTGCTATAAATACAAGATAGAATGATGTTCATAGAGATGGTGCAATAGCTTAGCACTATCTAAAGTGACACTCCATCACTCCTCTCTCAATCTTCACAAGGAATCCACTCCCAGCAACTTCTCTTTCAAATTTCTCTTGAAACATAAAATCCTCGAAACTATTACACTCGAAACAAATTACATACGCAGTTTAACTTCGAGATCAAGGGCAAATTATCAGTCATGTCCATCCAACAAGTACCCGAAAGAAGTCACAAGAAATCTTATCACAAATGGCATGACTTAGAAGCTGCAAGATATTTCTCCGGTGCCAACGAAGTTTCTGGTCATCAAAAAATGTCGAGATCTGGGGGAAGAATTAGCCTGGACATTCCGATGATGAGTAGTACAAGAAGCTCAGCATTTCAGTCGCAAACTCATCAACACAATCATGCAATGACAGAAAaggcaacaacaacaacaaaagAGAAGAAACACAAACAGCCTCATTCACCAGGTGGCAGGCTCGCAAGTTTCTTGAATTCGATTTTCAGTCAAACTTCTTCgaaaaagaagaaatccaaaTCTTGCTCTGCACAATCGATAAAAGATGAAGATCATGACAGCCCTGATGTGAGGAGAAAGAGGAGAAGCAGCATCAGCCATTTTCGCAGTACTACTAATATTTCTTCCTCTGCAGAGAATTCGAGTTCAGAATTCGCAACTCCTCGGTGTACTGCAAACACTCCTGCAAAAAATAGTTTCAAGGAGTTCAAAAACTTTCTTGATCATCACAAGCCAGCAGTACTACTCAATGTGTCCAAAAACAACTGTCCTATTAAGTCCTCGGCTTCACAAAAAGGTTTGCATCATAATTATAGTACCACGGAAATTAGCAAAAATCGCGATAATACTAGGCTAGATGATGATACCTTCAAGTTTTGCACGACAACTACGACAACTAAGGATAATCAATTTCCTTTCGAGAAATGCAAGATCTTTGGTAACGGATATCTGGATCACGACATAAATCAATCATCCGAAAGAAATTTCAGGAACTTTGTCGATGAAATCGACGATGGTGCAGATAGTGATTCAAGCTCAGATCTATTCGAACTGCAAAACTTCGAATTGGGTGGATGTTATTCAAGTGGACTTCCTGTCTACGAGACTACTCATATGGAAAGCATCAAGAGAGGTGCACCTATTACTAGCGGTGCTTTATAAATATTTACTACTTTGCATTTATCTTACACACATGATCACGTTCATAGATCTGCAAGAGAAGTTTCTTGTTTTTATATTTTTTCGTACTTTTGGGGCTAATATGTGGCCTTTGATCCGATTTTCGCACAAGTTATTCGAATATTTATATATGCATATCGTTTGGAATGTTTATGTTTTCTTGCTTGACGTTGGATATCTTGTGGAATACAAGAGCATTACAAATGTAGTACTTGTTGGAATATTTATTTAAATCTAAATATGATTATTTGTTTTTTGTTATTTGTAAGAATAAACCAGATGTGTATACGTGGTTGTATGCAGCTAGAACGGTTCATAGTAGTTGAGTCTTTTTAGGAGAGTCGCGGAGATAAACCAGGTATGTAGTTCCTGGTTTGTAGTACTGGTTGTTAACGTTTAAAACATTCTATATGCATTGTTTTCAGTTATTTTCTTAAAGTGTAATCCATTCAGAAATAATATACAAGCAAGTTTGCTTATTGAAAGTCTGTATTACTATATCTACATCCTttatctggtatcagagcttgatACATACGAACTGCCTGCACACTCATGGAACCCAGCAAACCAAAGTTGGGCTCATTCGGCTTAAGTTATCCAATGCTCACTAAGACAAACTATACCGCATGGTCACTGAAAATGAAGGTTTTCATGCAAGCCCATGGCATCTGGGATGCAATAAAACCTAAAGATCCAAAGGCAGCTGTCGAGGAGAAGGTGGATAAACGTGCAATGGCCCTAATCTACCAAGGAATTGCTGAGGACCTGTTGTTGTCAATCGCAGAAAAGAAAACCTCAAAAGAGGCGTGGGATGCCATTAAAACAGTGCATCTGGGTGCATATAAAGCAAAGAAAGCGAAAGTTCAAACTCTCAAATCAGAGTTTGAGGCCCTCACTATGAAGGACGCTGAGCAACTTGACGATTTTTGTATGAGGCTGAACGGTTTAGTAACCAATATACGTGTTTTGGGAGAGGAGGTTGAAGAAGCATACGTGGTCAAGAAAATTCTGCGAGCTGTACCCACCAGATTTTTGCAGATAGCTTCAGCCATCGAACCGTTCGGAAACCTGGAGCAAATGTCTGTTGAGGAGACAGTGGGCTCTCTCAAGGCCCATGAAGAACGAGTACGTGGGAAAGCTGAGAACAGTGAACAACAGCTTCTTCTTACCGAAGAAGAATGAGTTAGAAGGGAGAACAAGGAAAGCCAGTTATTACTCACTCGGGACGAGTGGCTGAAACGAGCAAACAGAGGCAGTGCTCGAGGCCGAGATGAAACAAAGGGAAGACACTTCCCCAGAGGTGGCCGTGACAGGTCCAAAATACGTTGTTTCAATTGCAGTGCTTACGGACACTATGTTGCGGAGTGTCGTAAGCCCAGGCGAGAAAAGGAGCAAACACATGAGGCTAATTTAGCCCAGGTAAATGATGATGAACCCACTCTTTTGCTGGCAAAATGTCAAGAGGTCAAGAATGAGATGATCTTGCTGAATGAAGGAGGAGTGAGTCCAAGATTGAACAAAGCAGGGCACGAAGGACAAAGGGACACGAGTGTGTGGTACCTTGATAATGGGGCTAGTAACCACATGACTGGCCACCGTTATAAGTTTACTACATTGGACGAAGAGGTGAGAGGAAGAGTCAATTTCAGGGATGGATCTACAGTTGAAATTCATGGGAAAGGATCAATCAACCTCACAATGCAGGACAACAAGGAATGTACTCTCAGGGATGTATATTTTATTCCTAGCTTGTGCAATAATACAATTTCATTGGGTCAGTTGTCTGAAGGTGGTAGCAAAGTAATTATTAAGGGAGATTTCTTGTGGGTGTATAATGagaaaaatgatatgataatgaAAGTGAAACGTGCAGCAAATAGGTTGTACAAGGTTTTAACAAAGGATGTTAGTGGGATGTGTTTGTTAACAAAAGCAGATGACGTGACCTGGCTTGGGCATGCACGGCTTGGTCATGTAAACTTTAACTCCATGAATTTGATGTCCAAGAACCGAATGGCATATGGCCTACCTATCTTCACTCACCCAAAGGAAGTATGCAACGGTTGTTTGATGTCTAAACAGGCAAGACACCCGTTCCCTACACAATCTGCTTTTAGTGCCAAGGAACGACTGGAACTCGTTCATGGAGACATTTGTGGTCCTATCTCTCCACCAACACCAGCTGGTAACAAATACTTTCTACTACTTATTGATGATTTTAGTCGTACAATGTGGGTTTATATGCTCAGGACAAAGGACAAGGCACTGGCACATTTCAAAGTGTTTAAGGCACTGGTGGAAAAGGAATCAAACCAGCATATTAAAGTCTTTCGCACTGACAGTGGAGGAGAATTCTGCTCAAACGATTTTGCGAGGTTCTGTAATGAGATGGGAATTGTCCGTCATTACACAGCTCCGTacactccacaacaaaatggagttgtggaGTGACGCAACAGAACTGTGGTCGCTATGGGGAGAAGTCTACTAAAAGAAAGAAACATGCCTTCatacatagggggagaagcaatAAGGCATGTAGTCTATCTCCTAAACTGAGTGCCAACCCGAGCTGTCGAAGGTGCAACTCCGTACGAGTCCTGGTCAAAGAAAAAACCACATGTGGAATATCTCAAGGTCTTTGGCTGTATTGCATAAATGAAAGTCCCAAAGGTGCATACAACTAAGCTAGATGACAGAAGCACTTGTGTCGTGCATCTTGGAAGATAAGCAGGTACAAAGGCTTACCGCATGTTCAACCCTGACACAGGAAGTGTGCATATCAGTTGGGACGTTGTCTTTGATGAAGCAAAGGGATGGAACTGGAGTGATACAACTAAAGGTGATACACATGTGCCAATTTCATTCACTGTGGCTGTAGTGTTTTGCGAAGAAATTCAGGACGAGGAAACGTCGAGTGACCAAGGCACACCTCGAGTAGAAAATATGAGAGATGACAACTGGTCAGGTGAAGCACATTCACCTCAGTCTGTTGTGTCACAGACCCCTCAGTCCCGTTACGAGGTGTTGAATGAAGAGAATTACGATGACAATAAGCCACCTTGCCATTACAGACTACTCCGGGATATATATAACGAGACTGAGCAGCAGGAATTGGATGATGAACTAGCTGATGAACTGCTGTTAGCAGGGGTCAATGAACCAGTTCATTTCTCCCAGGTAGTGAAAGAAAATTGCTGGAGACAGATCATGGACTGTGAAATCGAAGCTATAGAGAGGAACAAGACCTGGGAATTAACAGACCTGCCACCTGGTCACAAGTCAATTACTCTGAAATGGGTATACAAAGTCAAAAAGGATACTGATGGGAAGATTTTGAAGCATAAGACACGACTCGTCGCAAAGGGATACGTACAGAAACATGGCATTGACTTTGAAGAAGCGTTTGCCCCAGTAACAAGGATGGAGACAGTGAGACTTCTACTAGCATTGGCAGCAAATAACTCGTGGGAAGTTCATCATTTTGATGTAAAATCAGCGTTTCTCAATGGTAAACTATATGAGGAGGTGTATGTTCAACAACCAGAAGGGTATGAAAAGAAAGGTGAAGAGCATAAAGTCTACAGGTTATTCAAGGCGTTGTACGGACTTCGACAAGCCCCTCAAGCTTGGTACAATCAGCTGAATAAGTGCTTGGAAAAACTTGGGTGTATCAAATGCCCGTTGGAACATGCTGTGTATACAAAAAGGGAGGGCGATGAAACATTGATTATAGGTGTGTATGTAGATGATTTGATCATCACGGGCACGAGTGTACACAACATTGTTCAATTTAAGGCATAAATGAGCAAAGAATTTGAGATGTCAGATCTTGGAATGCTGAGTTATTATCTTGGTATTGAGGTAAAACAAGGAGCAGGGCATATTGAGTTAAAACAGGTTGCATATGCAAGGAAGGTGTTGGAAAAAGCTGGTTTATCAGAATGCAACTCAGTCAAGTATCCGATGGAACCAAAAGTCCAGCTACACAAGGATGAGACCGACAAGGCTGTGAACTCTACGGACTACAAAAGCATGGTGGGTGGTTTGAGATACTTAGTGCATACACGTCCTGACATTGCATATGCAGTGGGTTTGGTGAGCAGGTTCATGGAGAGACCTACTGTCTTGCATTTGAACGTAATAAAGAGGATTATGAGGTACGTGAAGGGGACATTAAATTATGGACTGGTGTATACTCGAGGTCGAGGTGATTATATGCTCTCTGGTTTCTCCGACAGCGACCTTGCAGGTGATATTGTGGACAGGAAATCAAGAGGAGGTATGGCTTTTTATCTTGATGAATCATTAATCACGTGGGTGTCTCAGAAATAGCGATGTGTGGCGCTGTCATCGTGTGAAGCTGAGTTCATGGCAGCTACGGCTGCAGCGTGTCAAGGGATTTGGTTGCATAGCTTGTTAAGTCAGATCATGAACATTAAAGCTGGGTCAGTAGTACTTTATATTGATAACAGGTCTGCTATAGACCTTGCTAAAAATCCAGTATTCCACGGGCGTAGTAAACACATAGATGTGCGCTACCATTTCATCCGAGAGTGTGTAGAGAAGGGTTCCATAGTTATCAGACATGTTTGCACAGAAGCACATCGAGCAGACATCCTTACTAAGCCCATGTCGATTGTTAAGTTTGAGAGAATGCGTCAGCTATTGAGAGTTAAAGAACTTAATCATTTTTAGATTAAAGGGGAGTTTGTTGGAATATTTATTTAAATCTAAATATGATTATTTGTTTTTTGTTATTTGTAAAAATAAACCAGCTGTGTATACGTGGTTGTATGCAGCTAGAACGGGTCATAGTAGTTAGTCTTTTTAGGAGAGTCGTGGAGATAAACCAGGTATGTAGTTCCTGGTTTGTAGTAGTAGCTGTTAACATTTAAAACATTCTGTATGCATTATTTTCAGTTATCTTCTTAAAGTGTAATCCATTCAGAAATAATATACAAGCAAGTTTGTTTATTGAGTGTCTGTATTACTATATCTACATCCTTTAGTACTAACATGAATATTATCTTTGTAACAAATAAAATTGAA
This genomic interval from Apium graveolens cultivar Ventura chromosome 8, ASM990537v1, whole genome shotgun sequence contains the following:
- the LOC141678820 gene encoding protein BIG GRAIN 1-like E; protein product: MSIQQVPERSHKKSYHKWHDLEAARYFSGANEVSGHQKMSRSGGRISLDIPMMSSTRSSAFQSQTHQHNHAMTEKATTTTKEKKHKQPHSPGGRLASFLNSIFSQTSSKKKKSKSCSAQSIKDEDHDSPDVRRKRRSSISHFRSTTNISSSAENSSSEFATPRCTANTPAKNSFKEFKNFLDHHKPAVLLNVSKNNCPIKSSASQKGLHHNYSTTEISKNRDNTRLDDDTFKFCTTTTTTKDNQFPFEKCKIFGNGYLDHDINQSSERNFRNFVDEIDDGADSDSSSDLFELQNFELGGCYSSGLPVYETTHMESIKRGAPITSGAL